The Henckelia pumila isolate YLH828 unplaced genomic scaffold, ASM3356847v2 CTG_461:::fragment_3, whole genome shotgun sequence genome window below encodes:
- the LOC140871708 gene encoding luminal-binding protein 5-like: MAMSCELRRQASAFVFVIALLGGSLFAFTVAKKEDDTEKVGTVIGIDLGTTYSCVGVYKNGHVEIIANDQGNRITPSWVAFSDKERLIGEAAKNQAPSNPERTIFDVKRLIGRKFDDKEVQSDMKFAPYKIVNRDGKPYIQVVKDGENKVFSPEEISAMVLTKMKETAEAYLGKKINDAIITVPAYFNDAQRQATKDAGAIAGLNVVRIMNEPTAAAMAYGLDQKDEEKNVLVFDLGGGTFDVSILTIDKGVFEVLSTNGDTHLGGEDFDHRIMEYFIKLIKKKHGKDISKDNRALGKLRRECERAKRALSSQHQVRVEIESLFDGVDFSEPLTRARFEELNNDLFRKTMGPVKKAMEDAGLAKHQIDEIVLVGGSTRIPKIQQLLKEYFDGKEPNKGVNPDEAVAFGAAVQGAIISGEGGEETKDVLLLDVTPLTLGIETVGGVMTKLIPRNTRIPTDRSQVFTTYQDKQTTVTIRVFEGERSMTKDCRLLGSFDLTGIAPAPRGTPQIVVTFSKDVNGILNVKAEDKAAGRSAKITITDKKGRLSEEEIERMVKEAEEFAEEDKKARERIDSRNSLETYLYNMRNQINDGDKLADKLESDEKEKIEAATKEALEWMDDNQSADKEDYDEKLREVESVCNPIIAAVYRRAGGAAEEEDGGHDEL; the protein is encoded by the exons ATGGCAATGTCATGCGAGTTGAGGAGACAAGCTTCTGCGTTTGTATTCGTGATCGCTTTGCTTG GAGGAAGTTTATTCGCATTCACGGTAGCGAAGAAGGAAGATGACACTGAAAAAGTGGGAACTGTTATCGGCATAGATCTCGGTACAACTTATTCCTGTGTTGGTGTTTACAAGAACGGACATGTCGAAATCATAGCGAACGACCAAGGTAATCGCATCACCCCTTCGTGGGTCGCCTTCTCCGACAAGGAAAGGTTGATTGGAGAAGCGGCAAAGAATCAGGCACCCAGTAATCCGGAGAGGACCATCTTCGATGTCAAGAGGCTAATCGGAAGAAA ATTCGACGACAAAGAAGTTCAGAGCGATATGAAGTTTGCTCCTTACAAGATTGTTAACAGGGATGGGAAACCTTACATACAAGTCGTCAAAGATGGTGAGAACAAGGTGTTCAGTCCTGAGGAGATCAGTGCCATGGTTTTGACAAAGATGAAGGAGACGGCGGAAGCGTATCTTGGCAAGAAAATCAATGATGCTATTATCACCGTTCCTG CTTACTTTAATGATGCCCAGAGACAGGCCACTAAAGATGCTGGAGCGATCGCTGGACTGAATGTTGTAAGGATTATGAATGAACCAACAGCGGCAGCAATGGCATATGGTTTGGACCAGAAAGATGAAGAAAAGAACGTTCTTGTCTTTGACCTTGGTGGCGGAACATTCGACGTTAGCATCTTGACCATTGATAAGGGTGTTTTTGAGGTGCTTTCGACTAATGGAGATACTCATTTGGGAG GCGAGGATTTTGATCACAGGATCATGGAGTACTTCATCAAGTTGATAAAAAAGAAGCATGGGAAGGACATTAGTAAGGATAACAGAGCACTTGGCAAGTTAAGGAGAGAATGTGAGCGCGCTAAGAGGGCTCTGAGCAGTCAGCACCAAGTCCGGGTGGAGATCGAGTCCCTTTTTGATGGCGTTGATTTCTCCGAACCGCTTACAAGAGCACGTTTCGAGGAATTGAACAATGATTTGTTCAGAAAAACCATGGGTCCTGTTAAGAAGGCCATGGAGGATGCTGGTTTGGCAAAGCATCAGATCGACGAAATCGTCCTGGTGGGTGGTAGCACCAGGATCCCAAAGATTCAGCAGCTGTTGAAAGAATACTTCGACGGGAAGGAACCGAATAAGGGCGTGAACCCAGACGAGGCGGTGGCATTCGGTGCCGCTGTTCAAGGAGCAATCATCAGCGGAGAGGGAGGTGAAGAGACCAAAG ATGTTCTTCTTTTGGATGTGACTCCACTGACCCTCGGTATCGAAACCGTCGGAGGAGTGATGACCAAGTTGATCCCAAGAAACACCCGCATCCCGACAGATAGATCGCAGGTTTTCACGACGTACCAGGACAAACAGACCACCGTCACGATTCGG GTGTTCGAGGGGGAAAGAAGCATGACCAAGGACTGTAGGTTGCTTGGAAGTTTTGATCTCACTGGAATAGCTCCTGCCCCAAG AGGAACTCCTCAGATTGTAGTAACATTCTCCAAGGATGTCAATGGCATTCTAAACGTCAAAGCCGAAGATAAGGCCGCCGGCCGTTCCGCAAAGATCACCATCACCGACAAAAAAGGACGTCTCTCGGAAGAAGAGATCGAGCGGATGGTGAAGGAGGCGGAGGAGTTCGCGGAGGAAGACAAGAAGGCCAGGGAGAGAATCGACTCCCGGAACAGCCTCGAGACGTACTTGTACAACATGAGGAATCAGATCAACGACGGGGACAAACTGGCGGACAAATTAGAGTCCGACGAGAAGGAGAAAATCGAGGCCGCGACCAAGGAGGCCCTCGAGTGGATGGACGACAATCAGAGCGCAGACAAGGAGGATTACGACGAAAAGTTGAGAGAGGTTGAGTCTGTGTGCAACCCCATCATCGCCGCTGTTTATCGGCGGGCTGGCGGCGCGGCGGAGGAGGAAGACGGCGGACATGACGAACTGTGA
- the LOC140872072 gene encoding protein phosphatase 2C 57, which produces MALCSSSQLHMFLVHRICCNYGCQRITKKNVRVKGGGGGDRRLCSAIAIDAPPSALGSVAEIRWGSVKLKGARDEMEDETVIINSDGFSYAAVLDGHCGFSSAKFLREELYKECVAALQGGHLLNGSDFKAIKKALTEAFENADAALLKWLETSNEEIESGTTATVIFVREDVVFISHVGDSCVVLSKSGKAEVLTNSHRPYGNNAVSRQEIKRINEAGGWIVNGRICGDISVSRAFGDMRFKNKKYEMLEKGVEEGRWTEKFVSRIRFNGDLVVASPDVSQVSLGPDAEFILLASDGLWDYIKSSEAVNFVRNHLRQHGDVQMASEALAQLALNRYSQDNVSIIIADLGRTEWQNLPAQQQNFVYEWAQALATIGIVSLGIWMSSLFSF; this is translated from the exons ATGGCCTTATGCAGTAGTTCTCAGCTGCATATGTTCCTAGTACACAGGATCTGCTGCAATTACGGTTGCCAACGAATAACCAAAAAGAATGTTAGAGTAAAGGGTGGAGGAGGAGGAGACCGAAGGTTGTGCTCCGCAATCGCAATAGACGCGCCGCCGTCTGCTCTGGGGAGCGTGGCTGAGATTCGGTGGGGTTCTGTCAAATTAAAAGGAGCCCGCGATGAGATGGAAGACGAAACAGTGATTATCAATTCTGATGGGTTTTCTTATGCTGCTGTTCTTGATGGGCACTGTGGATTCTCTTCTGCTAAGTTCCTAAG ggAAGAGTTATACAAAGAATGTGTTGCAGCATTACAAGGAGGGCATCTCTTAAATGGAAGTGATTTCAAAGCAATCAAGAAAGCATTGACAGAAGCTTTTGAAAATGCTGATGCAGCATTATTGAAATG GCTTGAGACGAGCAACGAAGAAATCGAGTCTGGCACGACGGCAACTGTTATTTTCGTGCGGGAAGATGTTGTGTTTATTTCACATGTTGGCGATTCATGTGTG GTACTCTCAAAATCAGGGAAGGCTGAAGTTTTGACAAATTCTCATCGGCCTTATGGGAACAACGCAGTTTCTCGtcaagagattaaacgaattaATGAAGCTGGTGGATGG ATTGTAAACGGAAGAATCTGCGGGGATATATCTGTGTCCCGTGCTTTCGGTGACATGCGTTTCAAGAACAAAAAATACGA GATGCTTGAGAAGGGAGTTGAGGAAGGCCGGTGGACGGAAAAATTCGTATCTAG GATACGATTCAACGGAGACTTAGTCGTTGCATCACCCGATGTTTCTCAAGTATCTCTAGGACCAGATGCCGAATTTATATTATTAGCATCTGATGGCTTGTGGGATTACATTAAAAG TTCGGAAGCTGTTAACTTTGTTAGAAATCATCTTCGCCAGCATGGAGATGTGCAG ATGGCTTCTGAAGCTCTAGCCCAGCTGGCTTTG AACCGATACTCGCAAGATAATGTGAGCATTATCATTGCTGATCTGGG GCGAACGGAATGGCAAAACTTACCCGCGCAACAACAGAATTTCGTGTATGAATGGGCTCAAGCTCTAGCTACAATCGGCATAGTGTCACTTGGAATATGGATGTCAAGTTTGTTTTCCTTTTGA
- the LOC140872216 gene encoding uncharacterized protein: MAYLQYGKNILRRGSNEMLHHPLFYAAQGVRYRKLEVILTTTIDKLGKAGETVKVAPGYFRNHLMPKLLAVPNIDKFAHLIRDQRKIYQPKEVEEVKVVTKTEENNMKEFQAAANRLANAKLSIRRFIVEGKGTEVRDPVTKEEILSEVSRQLQVHIEPENLQLSAPLSSLGEYKVPLRLPKSIPKPAGNEWILNVKIRKR, translated from the exons ATGGCTTATCTGCAATACGGTAAAAATATTCTGCGGCGGGGATCGAATGAAATGCTACACCACCCGCTGTTTTACGCTGCTCAAGGAGTTCGATATCGCAAGCTGGAAGTCATTCTGACAACT ACGATTGACAAGCTCGGGAAAGCTGGAGAAACTGTTAAAGTGGCGCCGGGGTATTTCCGGAACCATTTGATGCCAAAGTTATTAGCTGTTCCTAATATTGACAAGTTTGCGCATCTCATTCGTGACCAGCGCAAG ATTTACCAGCCTAAGGAAGTCGAAGAGGTTAAAGTAGTTACAAAGACTGAGGAAAACAACATGAAAGAGTTCCAGGCAGCAGCGAATCGCCTTGCAAATGCAAAACTG AGTATAAGACGGTTCATCGTAGAAGGGAAGGGCACCGAGGTGCGTGATCCGGTGACTAAAGAAGAAATTTTGTCGGAG GTTTCCAGGCAACTACAAGTGCACATTGAACCGGAAAACTTGCAACTATCTGCTCCTTTATCGTCTCTGGGGGAGTATAAGGTTCCTCTTCGACTACCAAAGTCTATACCTAAGCCAGCAGGAAATGAGTGGATTCTTAATGTCAAGATAAGAAAAAGGTGA
- the LOC140871470 gene encoding protein DEFECTIVE IN MERISTEM SILENCING 3-like: MLGGDHQLSAMDCETPTQLSKNSRALVVTDLTHVGQNSPYMISRDNIQNGALSQIAESTSNHSKKLQDDMLELGQKIKHHEDNVKYLKYHKNKLEESIVDMQVAIGKHYISSSTEKEDPSYTKNEKKIIQSILKHEGSAAALWYTLKNQPETQASDPKLTKDVIGIVATLGMVDDDNLSRLLSEYLGLDTMLAIVCKTYEGVKALETYNREGLIEKSSGLCALGASTGRPLDGRFRVICLEKLRPYVGDFIDDDPQQRLDLLKPRLVNGEIPPGFLGFAVNMIAIDSADLNGISNDGRNLRELLFYNLFSNLQIYRSREDMLKALPFISNGAISLDGGVIKSPGVFDMGQQRGDMDVMFPNGSDRFSLPMNYFEVENRMKETQWDKNRTMVDLQREQSLLDLARFNYEKKKQEFVKFLAHSSSFAAQHKVMT; this comes from the exons ATGCTCGGCGGTGACCACCAGCTAAGTGCCATGGATTGCGAGACACCTACCCag CTATCAAAAAACTCGAGGGCATTAGTTGTCACTGATTTGACACATGTTGGTCAAAATTCCCCATATATGATTTCAAGGGATAATATCCAGAATGGAGCTCTTAGTCAAATCGCTGAATCCACTTCAAACCATTCTAAG AAACTTCAAGATGATATGCTGGAGCTGGGTCAAAAAATAAAGCATCACGAAGACAATGTTAAATATTTGAAGTATCATAAAAACAAATTGGAGGAATCAATTGTAGACATGCAAG TCGCTATTGGGAAGCATTACATAAGTTCCTCGACAGAGAAGGAAGACCCTTCTTATACGAAGAACGAGAAGAAAATCATACAGAGTATTCTTAAACATGAGggatctgcagctgcattgtgGTATACGTTGAAAAATCAACCTGAAACCCAAGCTTCTGACCCAAAATTGACAAAAGATGTCATCGGCATTGTTGCTACACTTGGGATGGTTGATGACGATAACCTTAGCAG GCTTCTTTCAGAGTATCTGGGCCTGGATACAATGTTAGCAATTGTCTGCAAGACCTATGAGGGTGTCAAAGCGCTGGAAACATACAACAGGGAAGGTTTAATAGAGAAAAGCTCGGGTCTTTGTGCTCTTGGAGCATCTACTGGCAGACCCTTGGATGGTCGATTTCGTGTCATTTGTCTTGAAAAACTAAG ACCATATGTTGGCGACTTTATTGATGATGACCCTCAACAGAGGCTTGATCTTTTAAAGCCAAGATTAGTCAATGGAGAAATTCCTCCTGGGTTTCTTGGTTTTGCGGTCAACATGATCGCCATCGACAGCGCTGACTTAAATGGTATCTCAAATGATGGACGCAACCTAAGAGAGTTGCTATTCTATAACCTCTTttccaatttgcaaatatacaGATCAAGGGAAGACATGCTTAAGGCTCTCCCTTTTATATCAAATGGAGCTATCTCTCTGGATGGAGGTGTCATAAAAAGTCCTGGGGTGTTTGATATGGGTCAACAGCG GGGAGACATGGATGTAATGTTCCCAAATGGCTCCGATAGATTCAGCCTGCCCATGAACTATTTCGAGGTTGAAAATCGTATGAAGGAGACGCAATGGGACAAAAACAGAACCATGGTTGATCTGCAGAGAGAGCAGTCGCTATTAGATCTCGCAAGATTCAATTATGAGAAAAAGAAACAAGAGTTTGTCAAGTTTCTTGCACACAGCTCTTCGTTTGCAGCGCAG CATAAGGTGATGACATAG
- the LOC140871471 gene encoding GDSL esterase/lipase At4g10955-like isoform X2 codes for METSQTEIFYHSGPTFLTSVDWSNSYHRRSIAASLVQGMYILEHDRQNQRQGPSGNASPWWEFFNFKLIQVIEDEHDLSIFGAILEFEFPYHLQHNHPTQRPPQYVIAFRGTMTDSRNRAEDLKLDLHCVLNDLQKSTRILNAIDKAQEIVSRVGLGNVWLAGHSLGSSMALIIGRELAKNTGTHLETYLFNPPFISLPVEWIPSEKLKHGLRFANSVITAGLAMVAGGYHGQESAEKHPFDLLSSWVPYLFLNPFDPICCEYIGYFEHRQKMESIGAGKIGKLATQHSIGSIVSGGRENDFEAIHLIPSAYLTVNLSNAQGVREAHGIEQWWKQESEFKYNLYHYM; via the exons ATGGAAACGTCCCAAACTGAAATCTTTTACCATTCGGGGCCAACGTTTCTGACTTCTGTGGATTG GAGTAACTCATACCACAGAAGATCCATTGCTGCGAGCCTGGTCCAAGGTATGTATATACTCGAACATGATAGGCAAAACCAGAGGCAAGGCCCCTCTGGCAACGCCTCTCCATGGTGGGAATTCTTCAATTTCAAGCTAATCCAAGTTATTGAAGATGAGCATGATCTTTCCATCTTCGGTGCCATTCTCGAGTTCGAATTCCCATACCATCTCCAGCACAATCACCCCACCCAAAGGCCTCCACAATATGTCATCGCCTTTCGTGGCACCATGACCGATTCAAGAAACAGGGCCGAGGACTTGAAGCTCGACCTTCACTGTGTTCTAAATGACCTGCAAAAAAGCACACGCATTCTTAATGCCATAGATAAAGCTCAAGAAATCGTCTCCAGAGTCGGCCTAGGGAACGTGTGGTTGGCGGGACATTCTCTAGGTTCATCTATGGCATTGATAATAGGAAGGGAGTTGGCCAAAAATACAGGAACCCATCTTGAAACATACCTCTTTAACCCTCCCTTTATATCTCTCCCCGTCGAATGGATACCGAGCGAGAAGTTGAAGCACGGTTTGAGGTTTGCAAACAGTGTCATCACTGCAGGACTGGCCATGGTGGCTGGCGGCTATCATGGCCAAGAATCTGCCGAAAAACACCCCTTTGACTTGTTATCTTCGTGGGTTCCTTACCTGTTTCTCAATCCCTTTGATCCCATCTGCTGCGAGTACATTGGATATTTCGAGCATCGACAGAAAATGGAGTCCATTGGTGCAGGAAAAATAGGAAAATTGGCCACGCAGCATTCAATAGGAAGCATTGTATCAGGTGGCAGAGAGAATGATTTTGAAGCAATACATCTTATTCCATCTGCGTATCTGACTGTAAACTTAAGCAATGCTCAAGGTGTGAGGGAAGCTCATGGGATTGAACAATGGTGGAAACAAGAATCCGAATTCAAGTACAATTTATACCATTATATGTAA
- the LOC140871471 gene encoding GDSL esterase/lipase At4g10955-like isoform X1, whose protein sequence is MIFHFILPFDFLLSLSFYIIPCKFAVVVRRRGVMETSQTEIFYHSGPTFLTSVDWSNSYHRRSIAASLVQGMYILEHDRQNQRQGPSGNASPWWEFFNFKLIQVIEDEHDLSIFGAILEFEFPYHLQHNHPTQRPPQYVIAFRGTMTDSRNRAEDLKLDLHCVLNDLQKSTRILNAIDKAQEIVSRVGLGNVWLAGHSLGSSMALIIGRELAKNTGTHLETYLFNPPFISLPVEWIPSEKLKHGLRFANSVITAGLAMVAGGYHGQESAEKHPFDLLSSWVPYLFLNPFDPICCEYIGYFEHRQKMESIGAGKIGKLATQHSIGSIVSGGRENDFEAIHLIPSAYLTVNLSNAQGVREAHGIEQWWKQESEFKYNLYHYM, encoded by the exons ATgatatttcatttcattttacCTTTTGATTTTCTTCTTTCTCTCTCATTTTATATAATCCCCTGCAAATTTGCAGTTGTTGTGAGGAGAAGGGGAGTGATGGAAACGTCCCAAACTGAAATCTTTTACCATTCGGGGCCAACGTTTCTGACTTCTGTGGATTG GAGTAACTCATACCACAGAAGATCCATTGCTGCGAGCCTGGTCCAAGGTATGTATATACTCGAACATGATAGGCAAAACCAGAGGCAAGGCCCCTCTGGCAACGCCTCTCCATGGTGGGAATTCTTCAATTTCAAGCTAATCCAAGTTATTGAAGATGAGCATGATCTTTCCATCTTCGGTGCCATTCTCGAGTTCGAATTCCCATACCATCTCCAGCACAATCACCCCACCCAAAGGCCTCCACAATATGTCATCGCCTTTCGTGGCACCATGACCGATTCAAGAAACAGGGCCGAGGACTTGAAGCTCGACCTTCACTGTGTTCTAAATGACCTGCAAAAAAGCACACGCATTCTTAATGCCATAGATAAAGCTCAAGAAATCGTCTCCAGAGTCGGCCTAGGGAACGTGTGGTTGGCGGGACATTCTCTAGGTTCATCTATGGCATTGATAATAGGAAGGGAGTTGGCCAAAAATACAGGAACCCATCTTGAAACATACCTCTTTAACCCTCCCTTTATATCTCTCCCCGTCGAATGGATACCGAGCGAGAAGTTGAAGCACGGTTTGAGGTTTGCAAACAGTGTCATCACTGCAGGACTGGCCATGGTGGCTGGCGGCTATCATGGCCAAGAATCTGCCGAAAAACACCCCTTTGACTTGTTATCTTCGTGGGTTCCTTACCTGTTTCTCAATCCCTTTGATCCCATCTGCTGCGAGTACATTGGATATTTCGAGCATCGACAGAAAATGGAGTCCATTGGTGCAGGAAAAATAGGAAAATTGGCCACGCAGCATTCAATAGGAAGCATTGTATCAGGTGGCAGAGAGAATGATTTTGAAGCAATACATCTTATTCCATCTGCGTATCTGACTGTAAACTTAAGCAATGCTCAAGGTGTGAGGGAAGCTCATGGGATTGAACAATGGTGGAAACAAGAATCCGAATTCAAGTACAATTTATACCATTATATGTAA